Proteins from a genomic interval of Acomys russatus chromosome 19, mAcoRus1.1, whole genome shotgun sequence:
- the LOC127203449 gene encoding LOW QUALITY PROTEIN: olfactory receptor 49-like (The sequence of the model RefSeq protein was modified relative to this genomic sequence to represent the inferred CDS: deleted 2 bases in 1 codon): MEPPSLIPEANRSSVLEFVLLGVTGRRGLQLLLFGVLLVTYMLTLLGNLLIIALTWADRRPAHPLYFFLRHFSLLEVGFTSTVSPQMLAHLLAARGAISRRRCFAQMILYFTLGAVEILLLAVMSTDRFLAICRPLRYPALMTPRVCSALVMACWAASLVALPGLFAWMLSLPFCGPRVLNHFFCDSSPLLELVCADTKLLQLVAFLLAVCTLLIATLITALSYGCIISTILRLPAAGGRSKAFSTCSSHILVVSLTYGSCIIMYLNPTQTGRLDLNKGIAFFNTTVSPLLNPFIYCLRNQLVHTVCRDLLLRGRVLSSKIFRA, from the exons ATGGAGCCCCCTTCGCTCATCCCCGAAGCCAATCGCTCCTCTGTGTTGGAGTTCGTGCTTCTCGGGGTCACAGGCAGGCGCgggctccagctcctcctcttcgGGGTCCTCCTGGTCACCTACATGCTGACCCTGCTGGGCAATCTGCTCATCATCGCCCTCACTTGGGCGGACCGCCGCCCTGCACACCCC TTGTACTTCTTCCTGCGCCACTTCTCGCTGCTGGAGGTGGGGTTCACATCCACCGTGTCCCCGCAGATGCTGGCACACCTGCTGGCGGCGCGCGGGGCCATCTCCCGCCGCCGCTGCTTCGCCCAGATGATCCTCTACTTCACCCTGGGCGCCGTGGAGATCCTGCTGCTGGCCGTGATGTCCACAGACCGCTTTCTGGCCATCTGCCGGCCCCTGCGCTACCCAGCGCTCATGACACCCCGAGTCTGCTCAGCCCTGGTGATGGCCTGCTGGGCAGCCAGCCTCGTGGCCCTGCCTGGGCTGTTTGCCTGGatgctgtctctccctttctgtggCCCGCGTGTCCTCAATCACTTCTTCTGCGACAGCTCCCCTTTGCTGGAGCTGGTGTGTGCAGACACCAAGCTTCTGCAGCTGGTGGCCTTCCTGCTGGCTGTCTGTACCCTGCTCATTGCCACACTGATCACAGCCCTGTCCTATGGCTGCATCATCAGCACCATCCTGCGTCTGCCTGCGGCTGGGGGCCGCAGCAAGGCCTTCTCCACCTGTTCTTCCCACATCCTAGTGGTATCTCTCACCTATGGGAGCTGCATCATCATGTACCTCAACCCCACGCAGACAGGGAGGCTGGACCTCAACAAGGGAATAGCTTTCTTCAACACCACAGTGTCTCCCCTGCTGAACCCCTTCATCTACTGCCTCAGGAACCAACTGGTGCACACAGTGTGCAGGGATTTGCTGCTCAGGGGAAGAGTGCTTTCTTCCAAGATATTCAGAGCATAA
- the LOC127203450 gene encoding olfactory receptor 49-like, producing the protein MEPPSLIPEANRSSVLEFVLLGVTGRRGLQLLLFGVLLVTYMLTLLGNLLIIALTWADRRLHTPMYFFLRHFSLLEVGFTSTVSPQMLAHLLAARGAISRRRCFAQMILYFTLGAVEILLLAVMSTDRFLAICRPLRYPALMTPRVCSALVMACWAASLVALPGLFAWMLSLPFCGPRVLNHFFCDSSPLLELVCADTKLLQLVAFLLAVCTLLIATLITALSYGCIISTILRLPAAGGRSKAFSTCSSHILVVSLTYGSCIIMYLNPTQTGRLDLNKGIAFFNTTVSPLLNPFIYCLRNQLVHTVCRDLLLRGRVLSSKIFRA; encoded by the coding sequence ATGGAGCCCCCTTCGCTCATCCCCGAAGCCAATCGCTCCTCTGTGTTGGAGTTCGTGCTTCTCGGGGTCACAGGCAGGCGCgggctccagctcctcctcttcgGGGTCCTCCTGGTCACCTACATGCTGACCCTGCTGGGCAATCTGCTCATCATCGCCCTCACTTGGGCGGACCGCCGCCTGCACACCCCGATGTACTTCTTCCTGCGCCACTTCTCGCTGCTGGAGGTGGGGTTCACATCCACCGTGTCCCCGCAGATGCTGGCACACCTGCTGGCGGCGCGCGGGGCCATCTCCCGCCGCCGCTGCTTCGCCCAGATGATCCTCTACTTCACCCTGGGCGCCGTGGAGATCCTGCTGCTGGCCGTGATGTCCACAGACCGCTTTCTGGCCATCTGCCGGCCCCTGCGCTACCCAGCGCTCATGACACCCCGAGTCTGCTCAGCCCTGGTGATGGCCTGCTGGGCAGCCAGCCTCGTGGCCCTGCCTGGGCTGTTTGCCTGGatgctgtctctccctttctgtggCCCGCGTGTCCTCAATCACTTCTTCTGCGACAGCTCCCCTTTGCTGGAGCTGGTGTGTGCAGACACCAAGCTTCTGCAGCTGGTGGCCTTCCTGCTGGCTGTCTGTACCCTGCTCATTGCCACACTGATCACAGCCCTGTCCTATGGCTGCATCATCAGCACCATCCTGCGTCTGCCTGCGGCTGGGGGCCGCAGCAAGGCCTTCTCCACCTGTTCTTCCCACATCCTAGTGGTATCTCTCACCTATGGGAGCTGCATCATCATGTACCTCAACCCCACGCAGACAGGGAGGCTGGACCTCAACAAGGGAATAGCTTTCTTCAACACCACAGTGTCTCCCCTGCTGAACCCCTTCATCTACTGCCTCAGGAACCAACTGGTGCACACAGTGTGCAGGGATTTGCTGCTCAGGGGAAGAGTGCTTTCTTCCAAGATATTCAGAGCATAA